Proteins from a single region of Streptomyces sp. HUAS 15-9:
- a CDS encoding tyrosine-type recombinase/integrase — translation MAQQRKRNPNGAGTITKRKDGRFQCAVYVLQPDGTRARKFAYGKTWAECDAKRRELLDKVDQGVPVPTKSAKLSEWLPYWLDNVIKPRRKLSTFDKYETHVRLYLVPLLGAKRLESLGVADVRRFLVRLEKETTAATAKESHRVLRSALSSACREELITRNVAKLVEPPRTDTPELHPWTLDETLDFLAVSRKDPLYAAFVLAIAMGLRRGEIVGLRWSDVDLDNRVLYVRHQVQRRRGVLYDDDPKSRRRRAVPLPALCIAPLRWHRMRQAAARTKAGERWQDSDYVFATRTGRPVEPRNLYRSFTRVAESAGLRVIRLHDARHGTATLLTAAGVAPRVVMEILGHSQISITMDVYTHVVQDTQREAMSHMDRLLRNRKKRPGRQ, via the coding sequence ATGGCCCAGCAGCGCAAGCGCAATCCGAACGGCGCCGGCACCATCACCAAGCGCAAGGACGGACGTTTCCAGTGCGCGGTCTACGTGCTCCAGCCGGACGGCACCCGCGCCCGCAAGTTCGCCTACGGCAAGACCTGGGCCGAGTGCGACGCCAAGCGCCGCGAGCTGCTCGACAAGGTGGACCAGGGCGTGCCCGTGCCCACCAAGTCCGCCAAGCTCTCCGAGTGGCTGCCGTACTGGCTGGACAACGTCATCAAGCCCCGACGGAAACTCAGCACCTTCGACAAGTACGAGACGCACGTCCGCCTCTACCTGGTGCCCCTCCTCGGTGCCAAGCGCCTCGAATCCCTCGGCGTCGCCGACGTCCGACGCTTCCTAGTCCGCCTGGAGAAGGAGACCACCGCCGCAACCGCCAAGGAATCGCATCGAGTTCTACGCTCGGCTCTGTCCTCCGCCTGCCGAGAGGAACTCATCACGCGCAACGTCGCCAAGCTCGTCGAGCCGCCTCGCACGGACACGCCCGAGCTGCACCCCTGGACCCTGGACGAGACGCTCGACTTCCTCGCCGTCTCCCGTAAGGACCCGCTCTACGCGGCGTTCGTCCTTGCCATCGCCATGGGGCTCCGCCGGGGAGAGATCGTCGGCCTCCGCTGGTCTGACGTCGACCTCGACAACCGCGTCCTCTACGTCCGCCACCAGGTCCAGCGCCGCCGTGGCGTCCTCTACGACGACGATCCCAAGAGCCGCCGCCGTCGAGCCGTCCCGCTGCCCGCCCTCTGCATCGCACCCTTGCGCTGGCACCGCATGCGGCAAGCAGCCGCCCGGACCAAGGCAGGGGAGAGGTGGCAGGACTCGGACTACGTCTTCGCCACCCGCACCGGCCGCCCCGTCGAGCCGCGCAACCTCTACCGCTCCTTCACCCGCGTCGCCGAGTCCGCCGGCCTCCGCGTCATCCGGCTGCACGATGCCCGGCACGGCACCGCCACCCTCCTCACGGCGGCCGGAGTCGCACCCCGCGTCGTGATGGAGATCCTCGGCCACTCCCAGATCAGCATCACCATGGACGTCTACACCCACGTCGTCCAGGACACCCAGCGCGAAGCCATGAGCCACATGGACCGGCTCCTCAGGAACAGGAAGAAGCGCCCCGGTCGCCAGTGA
- a CDS encoding helix-turn-helix domain-containing protein, with protein sequence MTTATAELLTVPEVMARLKLGRSKVYDLIRSHRLVSIKIDGARRIPADAVRDFVLGQLEEAA encoded by the coding sequence ATGACCACCGCCACCGCCGAACTCCTGACCGTGCCGGAGGTCATGGCCCGGCTCAAGCTCGGGCGCTCCAAGGTCTATGACCTCATCCGGTCGCACCGTCTCGTCTCGATCAAGATCGACGGCGCCCGCCGGATCCCGGCCGATGCCGTCCGGGACTTCGTCCTGGGCCAGTTGGAGGAGGCTGCCTGA